Part of the Bos indicus isolate NIAB-ARS_2022 breed Sahiwal x Tharparkar chromosome 29, NIAB-ARS_B.indTharparkar_mat_pri_1.0, whole genome shotgun sequence genome is shown below.
CTCCGGAAACGCCGAGCAGTGTGGCACAGAAGTCCGAGAGCAGCGCCTCGTCGCCGCCGTGATACAAGGCCAGAGTGTGTGCGTAGGCAAACAGCACGTTGGGCAGCTGGAAGCGCACGAGCGGCGAAGTCCGGCCCCTGCTCAGGCTGGCCAGCGCGGGGATCCGGGTGGGCACGGCGGGAGGGCAGGCCCCGGGGAGGTCTCCAAGAACCTGCTCGACGGCCGCGGGCTCATCCCTCACGGGTTCCGGCGGCATCCTCGCCGGGGAGGGCTCCAGTTCCTCGGCATCACCGCTTGGGGCATCACCCAGCTCCTCCAGAAGCCGCGGCCCGGCCCCGCGACCCCACCACCATGGCCGCCACGGAGGCAGCAGCCGCCCGGCCTCGCCTCGGCTCAGCAGCCGCTCGAAGGCCACCTTCTCGGCCGGGGCCAGCCGCTCCCAGAGTCCTGAGAGGCCGCCGGGAGCCGGGCCAGGCCTGAGGCCTGCGTCCCCGGGCTCATCCTCGGTCTCACGTTGCTGACGCAGCCGGCGCAGGGCGGTGGCCAGGCGGCTGGGCGAGGCGCTACGACCGCGAAGTTCTCCCAGCACCTGGTCACGGTAGAATTCTTCGGCGCAGCTGCCATGCGCCCGGTAGCAGCGCAGCGAGCAGTAGGGCACGTTACAGCGAGGGCAGGTGTAGCGAGCCGGCTGGGCCTCCCCAGTGGGGCAGAAACCACACGGCCCGGCCGGCTCCATGGCAACTGGCGCAACACACCACCAAGGAACACACACGCGCCGCAGGTCGGAAGTTTCCGGCGCTTCTCGGCTACTTCCGCCTCTTTGCGGGGCCGACGGAGCGCTTCATCAAAGCGGTTCTCTGCAGTTTCCGGCCGCATTCGGAGGTCAAGCCACGCCCCCACATGACCCGACATACGGCTCAGGAGCCGTCGGTGAGGTAGCCCCGCCCTGAGCGGTGGGAGCTCGGTCGGTACCAGCCCGCCCCCTAGTGGTTGCTTTTAGCATCATAAAGCGCTTTGGCAAAACCCAATCTTGACTAAACTTGAAGCCTcacgtgctgctgtccatggggtagcagagtcagacacgactgagcaactgaactgaactgacctactCTAGGCCACTAACTGTGCCAAGTCGATGGGAGATGAGGCGTCTCTGCGCTGGAGGGGCAACCATTCTACTAGGGAAGAATGGAAGGAGAGTGAAAGGAAGACCAAGGAGGGGTACTTAGCCTAGACAGGGTGTGTTGGGGGCATTTCCCCTCTTGAGGAAgcaacattaaaatttttgagcTCCTCCCTGACTTCCAAAGAAAATACACCAAAGAGCAAAATGAGATGGGGTACCTGTCCTAATGGAACTGAGTCTGTGGTAGACTGGGGATGATGACTCACCAACTGTGCCCAAAGTATTAAGCCTCGATTTATGGCACCCATGAGAGCTCTG
Proteins encoded:
- the ZNHIT2 gene encoding zinc finger HIT domain-containing protein 2 is translated as MEPAGPCGFCPTGEAQPARYTCPRCNVPYCSLRCYRAHGSCAEEFYRDQVLGELRGRSASPSRLATALRRLRQQRETEDEPGDAGLRPGPAPGGLSGLWERLAPAEKVAFERLLSRGEAGRLLPPWRPWWWGRGAGPRLLEELGDAPSGDAEELEPSPARMPPEPVRDEPAAVEQVLGDLPGACPPAVPTRIPALASLSRGRTSPLVRFQLPNVLFAYAHTLALYHGGDEALLSDFCATLLGVSGALGAQQVFASAEEALQAAAHVLEAGEHPPGPLGTRGAMREAARILLGEGPANQKSYTLAALGDLAQTLGRARKQAVAPEERDRLYRARKKCQFLLSWTNENEDALTPLALDCATAHRAHTVAAEEVAALTGELEQLWGGPLPPARRTLIEELPG